A genomic window from Ascaphus truei isolate aAscTru1 chromosome 1, aAscTru1.hap1, whole genome shotgun sequence includes:
- the GCNT1 gene encoding beta-1,3-galactosyl-O-glycosyl-glycoprotein beta-1,6-N-acetylglucosaminyltransferase translates to MLRRKIRHCQVNRVNVFLSIALTVATLTLVKNHHSRNLELGDDNPDIQVNCTKVLKGDIEEIQNAKLELLTVKYKRRQHHLTENDYINITRDCDAFTKDRKYILYPLSKEEKLFPIAYSIVVHHRVDMLERLLRSIYMPQNYYCIHVDKKSSESFLAAVKGIVSCFGNVFIASQLESVVYASWTRVQADLNCMKDLYNVNAQWKYLINLCGMDFPIKTNREMVEKLKALKGENSLETEKMPTHKEIRWRKHYEVVNGGIRKTEVDKKPPPFQTQIFSGSAYFVVSRGFVGYVLGNDKIISFLEWSKDTYSPDEFLWATIQRISEVPGSVPANGKYDVSDMNAVARFVKWQYLEGDVSKGAPYPPCTGTHVRSICVFGSGDLQFMLRKHHLFGNKFDIDVDPTAIQCLEEHLRHKALYPETHV, encoded by the coding sequence ATGCTGAGAAGAAAAATCCGTCATTGTCAAGTTAATCGAGTCAACGTTTTTCTTTCGATTGCTCTCACGGTGGCAACACTTACGTTGGTGAAGAATCACCACAGCCGGAACTTGGAACTTGGAGATGATAACCCCGACATTCAAGTTAACTGCACCAAGGTTTTAAAAGGGGATATAGAGGAAATCCAGAATGCCAAACTAGAGTTGTTAACTGTCAAATACAAGAGACGGCAGCATCACCTCACAGAAAATGATTACATTAACATCACAAGAGATTGTGATGCCTTCACCAAAGACCGTAAATATATCCTCTATCCACTCAGCAAAGAGGAGAAGTTGTTCCCTATAGCATATTCCATAGTGGTTCACCATAGGGTTGACATGCTGGAGAGACTGTTGCGCTCTATATACATGCCTCAAAATTACTACTGCATTCATGTGGACAAAAAATCTTCGGAGTCTTTTTTGGCTGCAGTTAAGGGCATTGTGTCTTGTTTCGGAAATGTTTTCATTGCCAGTCAGTTGGAGAGCGTGGTTTATGCATCGTGGACTCGAGTGCAAGCTGACCTCAACTGCATGAAAGATCTCTACAATGTTAATGCACAATGGAAATACTTAATAAACCTATGCGGTATGGACTTCCCAATAAAAACCAATAGAGAAATGGTAGAGAAGTTAAAAGCATTGAAAGGGGAAAATAGCCTCGAAACTGAAAAGATGCCCACACACAAGGAGATAAGGTGGCGAAAACATTATGAGGTTGTGAACGGTGGTATTAGGAAAACGGAAGTTGACAAAAAGCCACCACCATTTCAAACCCAGATATTTTCTGGCAGTGCTTACTTTGTTGTTAGTAGGGGGTTTGTTGGCTACGTCTTAGGAAATGACAAAATTATATCTTTTCTGGAATGGTCTAAAGACACTTATAGCCCTGATGAGTTTTTATGGGCTACCATTCAAAGGATTTCAGAAGTACCGGGTTCTGTTCCAGCTAATGGCAAATATGATGTTTCGGACATGAATGCAGTTGCCAGATTTGTGAAATGGCAATACCTGGAAGGGGATGTATCCAAGGGAGCTCCTTATCCACCTTGCACTGGAACCCATGTCCGTTCCATTTGTGTATTTGGTTCAGGCGACCTGCAATTTATGTTACGGAAACACCACTTATTTGGTAACAAGTTTGACATTGACGTTGATCCTACTGCCATTCAGTGTCTGGAAGAACATTTAAGGCACAAAGCTTTGTATCCAGAAACACACGTGTGA